A genome region from Panthera uncia isolate 11264 chromosome A3 unlocalized genomic scaffold, Puncia_PCG_1.0 HiC_scaffold_11, whole genome shotgun sequence includes the following:
- the TFAP2C gene encoding transcription factor AP-2 gamma — MLWKITDNVKYEEDCEDRHDASSNGNPRLPHLSSAGQHLYSPAPPLSHTGVAEYQPPPYFPPPYQQLAYSQSADPYSHLGEAYAAAINPLHQPAPTGSQQQAWPGRQSQEGAGLPSHHGRPAGLLPHLSGLEGGAVSARRDAYRRSDLLLPHAHALDAAGLAENLGLHDMAHQMEEVQNVDDQHLLLHDQTVIRKGPISMTKNPLSLPCQKELVGAVMNPSEVFCSVPGRLSLLSSTSKYKVTVAEVQRRLSPPECLNASLLGGVLRRAKSKNGGRSLREKLDKIGLNLPAGRRKAAHVTLLTSLVEGEAVHLARDFAYVCEAEFPSKPVAEYLTRPHLGGRNEMAARKNMLLAAQQVCKEFTDLLNQDRTPNGNNRPTPVLETNIQNCLSHFSLITHGFGSQAICAAVSAVQNYIKEALIVLDKSYMNPGDQSPADSSKTLEKMEKHRK, encoded by the exons ATGTTGTGGAAAATAACCGATAATGTCAAGTATGAAGAAGACTGCGAG gATCGCCACGACGCGAGCAGCAATGGGAACCCGcgcctcccccacctctcctccgcGGGGCAGCACCTCTACAGCCCCGCGCCGCCCCTCTCTCATACTGGGGTCGCCGAGTATCAGCCACCACCCTACTTTCCACCGCCCTACCAGCAGTTGGCTTACTCGCAGTCGGCCGACCCCTACTCGCATCTGGGAGAAGCTTACGCCGCTGCCATCAACCCCCTGCACCAGCCGGCGCCCACCGGCAGCCAGCAGCAGGCCTGGCCGGGTCGCCAGAGCCAGGAGGGGGCTGGCCTGCCCTCGCACCACGGGCGCCCGGCCGGCCTGCTGCCCCATCTCTCCGGGCTCGAGGGTGGCGCCGTGAGCGCCCGCAGGGATGCCTACCGTCGCTCCGACCTGCTGTTGCCCCACGCGCACGCCCTGGACGCCGCGGGCCTGGCCGAGAACCTGGGGCTCCACGACATGGCGCACCAGATGGAGGAGGTGCAG AATGTCGACGACCAGCACCTGCTCCTGCACGATCAGACTGTTATTCGCAAAG GTCCCATTTCAATGACCAAGAATCCGCTGAGTCTCCCTTGTCAGAAGGAGCTGGTAGGGGCTGTGATGAATCCCAGCGAGGTCTTCTGCTCGGTCCCTGGAAGATTGTCCCTCCTCAGCTCCACGTCTAAATACAAAGTGACAGTTGCTGAGGTCCAGAGGCGATTGTCCCCGCCTGAGTGCTTAAACGCCTCGTTACTGGGAGGTGTTCTCAGAAG AGCCAAATCTAAAAATGGAGGCCGGTCCTTGCGGGAGAAGTTGGACAAGATTGGGTTGAATCTTCCCGCCGGGAGACGGAAAGCTGCCCATGTTACCCTCCTGACGTCCTTGGTAGAAG GGGAGGCTGTTCATTTGGCTCGGGACTTTGCCTATGTCTGTGAAGCCGAATTCCCCAGTAAACCAGTGGCGGAGTATCTAACCAGACCTCATCTTGGAGGGCGGAATGAGATGGCAGCAAGGAAGAACATGCTTCTGGCGGCACA GCAAGTGTGTAAAGAGTTCACAGACCTTCTCAATCAAGACCGAACGCCCAACGGGAACAACCGACCCACCCCGGTCTTGGAGACGAACATCCAGAACTGCCTGTCTCATTTCAGCCTGATTACCCACGGGTTTGGCAGCCAGGCGATCTGTGCCGCTGTGTCTGCCGTGCAGAACTACATAAAAGAAGCCCTGATCGTCCTAGACAAATCCTACATGAACCCCGGGGACCAGAGTCCAGCTGATTCTAGCAAAACcctggagaaaatggagaaacacCGGAAGTAA